In Thermanaeromonas sp. C210, the following proteins share a genomic window:
- a CDS encoding carboxymuconolactone decarboxylase family protein, which produces MPLPPFVEALAERDPEFYRAVRAVAEAAMGPGALDAKTKTLITLALDAAHGAGEGVAVLARQARQLGASEEEIREALRLAYFVAGNGVLVAADAAYR; this is translated from the coding sequence ATGCCCCTACCGCCCTTTGTTGAAGCTTTAGCAGAACGGGATCCCGAGTTTTACCGGGCCGTCAGAGCTGTGGCCGAAGCGGCCATGGGCCCTGGTGCCCTGGACGCCAAAACTAAGACCCTGATTACCCTTGCCCTGGACGCCGCCCACGGCGCCGGCGAGGGGGTAGCCGTCTTGGCCCGGCAGGCCCGCCAGCTGGGCGCCAGCGAGGAGGAAATCCGGGAAGCCCTGCGCCTGGCCTACTTTGTGGCCGGCAACGGCGTTCTGGTGGCGGCCGATGCGGCCTATCGGTAA
- a CDS encoding hemerythrin domain-containing protein, with product MLTETLVRQHKEIMGLLGDIEEMGREHISGRPFELLIKLGELSGKVKVHLAQEDRGLYPVLLKHPDGQVREKAQRFIQEMGGLREAFERFRTRYASTGAIKEDPARFLADVRDLASALTKRIRLEEDELYPLVKNL from the coding sequence ATGTTAACGGAGACCCTGGTAAGGCAGCATAAGGAGATTATGGGCCTCTTGGGCGACATTGAGGAGATGGGAAGGGAGCATATTTCCGGCCGGCCGTTCGAGCTCCTCATTAAGCTGGGGGAGCTTTCCGGCAAGGTGAAGGTCCACCTGGCCCAGGAAGATCGGGGGCTGTACCCCGTTCTCCTCAAACACCCGGACGGGCAGGTGCGGGAAAAGGCGCAGAGGTTCATCCAGGAGATGGGCGGCCTCAGGGAGGCCTTCGAGCGCTTTAGGACTAGGTACGCGTCTACCGGGGCCATCAAAGAAGATCCGGCCCGATTCCTGGCCGACGTAAGGGACCTCGCCTCGGCCTTGACCAAACGCATCCGCCTTGAAGAGGACGAGCTGTATCCCTTGGTTAAAAATCTATAG
- a CDS encoding MATE family efflux transporter, which translates to MEKTRGARELELAPVGRLLWKFSLPAIAGMLVNALYNVVDRIFVGRGVGPLAIAATTVAFPLMMVLMALTMLVGMGATALISIRLGERKKEEAEVVAGNALTLLVLVALSASAVGLAFLRPLLSSFGALENVLPYALEYTRIILLGNVLMSVGFGLSSMIRGEGQPFLAMVINIVGALSNIILDYVTVFSLGMGIKGAALATVVSQGISAAWAMYYYVSGRSVVRLSVRNLVLRRSACLKIFSVGFPHLALQLVHSLQQVIFNRGLSHYGGDLAIAAVGVVFSLGTFMFMPVMGISQAAQPIIGFNYGARRMDRVKEALKLASFWATVIIGVGYTVTRIWPEELVALFGRQDPQLISLAVEAMRILFFVLPLIGFQIVGSGYFQATGKPLQGTLLTLSRQVLLLIPLLLVLPRFWGLHGVWWSLPVSDLGSTLLTAAFLYYDFRSEAANSRNIPALSKEGS; encoded by the coding sequence ATGGAAAAAACGAGGGGAGCCCGTGAACTGGAGCTGGCCCCGGTCGGCCGCTTGCTGTGGAAATTTTCGCTCCCGGCCATAGCGGGAATGCTGGTGAACGCCCTTTATAACGTCGTAGACAGGATATTTGTGGGAAGGGGAGTCGGGCCGCTGGCCATAGCGGCGACCACCGTGGCCTTTCCCCTGATGATGGTGCTTATGGCCCTTACCATGCTGGTAGGCATGGGAGCTACTGCCCTCATTTCCATCCGCCTGGGAGAAAGGAAAAAGGAAGAGGCCGAGGTCGTAGCCGGGAACGCCCTGACCCTCCTGGTGCTGGTGGCCCTTAGCGCTTCCGCGGTCGGCCTTGCTTTCCTCCGGCCTTTGCTCTCAAGTTTTGGCGCTCTGGAAAACGTCCTACCCTATGCTCTGGAGTACACGCGCATAATACTTCTAGGCAATGTGCTCATGAGCGTGGGGTTCGGCCTCAGCAGCATGATCAGGGGCGAAGGTCAGCCGTTCCTGGCTATGGTTATCAACATCGTAGGGGCCCTAAGTAACATCATTCTGGACTATGTAACAGTTTTCTCCCTGGGCATGGGCATCAAAGGCGCGGCCCTGGCTACGGTCGTCTCCCAGGGCATATCTGCTGCCTGGGCTATGTACTACTATGTTTCCGGGCGCAGCGTGGTAAGACTCTCCGTACGCAACCTTGTCCTGCGCCGTTCTGCCTGCCTGAAGATTTTCTCGGTCGGCTTCCCCCATCTCGCCCTGCAATTGGTCCACAGCTTGCAGCAGGTAATTTTTAACAGGGGCCTCTCCCATTACGGTGGGGATTTGGCCATTGCCGCGGTGGGCGTCGTTTTCAGTCTGGGAACTTTCATGTTTATGCCCGTCATGGGCATTTCTCAGGCCGCCCAGCCCATCATCGGTTTCAACTACGGGGCACGGAGAATGGACCGGGTGAAAGAAGCCCTCAAGCTGGCCAGTTTCTGGGCCACGGTAATTATAGGTGTCGGCTATACCGTCACCAGGATATGGCCGGAAGAACTCGTTGCTTTGTTCGGCCGTCAGGACCCGCAGTTAATAAGCCTGGCCGTCGAGGCCATGCGCATACTCTTTTTCGTACTCCCCCTCATAGGGTTTCAGATTGTGGGTTCGGGGTATTTCCAGGCTACGGGCAAGCCCCTCCAAGGCACCTTGCTTACCCTGTCGCGCCAGGTTCTCTTGCTCATACCCCTCCTTCTCGTTCTTCCGCGGTTCTGGGGCCTGCACGGGGTATGGTGGAGCCTACCCGTGTCCGACTTGGGCTCCACTTTGCTGACGGCGGCCTTCCTGTATTACGATTTTCGGTCAGAAGCGGCAAATTCGAGGAATATCCCGGCTCTGAGCAAGGAGGGTTCTTAG